Proteins from a genomic interval of Rubinisphaera italica:
- a CDS encoding caspase family protein, with amino-acid sequence MRTNNRMMSYWSSVIFTGILFLVAVSSCFAQNDTENTNPPKFALLIGVGNYQSEEITDLDGCRNDVEALHDVLVTRFGFDSDRDIITLIDEQATALAIRQAMQTLVQKIKALPEDSPASQVIFHYSGHGSQVYDQLEGPLADEPEDGLDETLVPYDAVVQGSETDIRDDELNQFAQSICADNRTRLWIILDSCHSGTAARGTTKVRRLDRQLKPVPSSQHQTVQKSETTLPQNAVALYACLSHQQEPEYPDGGKTFGLLSRFLVQVLNEKQSVSKLSYEMLVDEIISRYRLDHKTMAAPTPRVEGNLRSIVCGADRETDIPQYWITLADGNRKDQVILRAGSLHGLSVGSLYLLYERPEQIFDQSAEPLSWLKVVEVAGTTARAEVLQRFDEEFDSFRLPASFEQGFAVEQYHHYGDYKTCLQLEFVETDSGNIVAVSAEDSRVPESLRELFNTSSESETNWLRPASQGESGDLILRIDGHYAALFPITGFNDENQSQPQYRTSIPSTLRGGWGDAGEPFDLRTPLKTLPQINQCLRRITRARNLIRISEENRSRQNNTPAVRLQLDRLAVEISDGQAEIVGRSPWNSTSDLSQPTSDDVDRTTSPLIVQEDDYYDWSIISEESGTSPYYITILQIDANMGIQTMLPWQRGDQAKLIYPGETLQIGGFQLVSETGEDARTVFGPRWTILLATREENYFSMLEQDSLPNLRSSGINPLSSHKVKNNSPSSLAEILLQETYFVTRGDRPLFQQKTKQYDTSWTVDIVQWIAMPQKKRISQE; translated from the coding sequence ATGAGAACTAATAACCGGATGATGTCATATTGGTCTAGTGTCATATTCACGGGCATATTGTTTCTTGTTGCGGTGTCGAGTTGTTTTGCTCAAAACGATACAGAGAATACTAATCCACCCAAGTTTGCTTTGTTGATTGGAGTTGGCAACTATCAATCCGAAGAGATAACAGATCTAGATGGTTGTCGGAATGATGTTGAGGCCTTACACGATGTTTTGGTGACCCGTTTCGGATTCGATTCTGATCGCGACATTATCACTTTGATTGATGAGCAAGCGACGGCTCTGGCCATCCGGCAAGCGATGCAAACTCTTGTTCAGAAAATTAAAGCATTGCCTGAGGATTCTCCAGCCTCTCAGGTTATTTTTCATTACAGCGGTCATGGTTCTCAAGTTTACGATCAACTCGAAGGGCCATTGGCAGATGAGCCAGAAGATGGACTGGATGAAACTCTTGTTCCATACGATGCTGTCGTTCAAGGAAGCGAAACGGACATTCGAGACGATGAACTGAATCAGTTTGCACAGTCGATTTGTGCCGATAATCGAACGCGTTTGTGGATAATTCTGGATTCGTGTCACAGTGGTACAGCTGCCAGAGGAACAACAAAGGTTAGACGTCTCGACCGTCAACTTAAACCAGTCCCCTCGTCTCAACATCAAACTGTCCAAAAATCGGAAACGACACTCCCGCAGAATGCTGTCGCACTATATGCCTGCCTGTCACATCAGCAGGAACCAGAATATCCCGATGGCGGCAAAACATTCGGCTTGCTCTCACGTTTTCTGGTTCAGGTATTGAATGAAAAACAGTCAGTTTCAAAACTCAGTTATGAGATGCTGGTCGATGAAATTATTTCCCGATATCGTCTTGATCACAAAACTATGGCTGCCCCAACCCCGCGTGTTGAAGGAAACTTACGGTCAATTGTCTGCGGTGCGGATCGTGAGACAGACATTCCGCAATATTGGATTACGTTAGCTGATGGAAATCGAAAAGATCAGGTCATCCTGAGGGCCGGTTCTTTACATGGCCTCTCCGTCGGTTCTTTATATCTGCTTTATGAACGTCCTGAACAAATCTTTGATCAGTCCGCAGAGCCGCTTTCGTGGCTTAAAGTGGTTGAGGTTGCAGGTACGACAGCTCGGGCAGAAGTCCTGCAACGTTTTGACGAGGAATTTGATTCCTTCCGACTGCCAGCATCATTTGAGCAAGGTTTTGCTGTAGAGCAATATCATCATTACGGAGATTACAAAACCTGCCTGCAATTGGAATTTGTCGAAACAGACTCAGGAAATATCGTAGCAGTATCAGCAGAAGATAGTCGGGTTCCCGAGTCGCTTCGGGAACTATTTAACACCAGTTCTGAATCAGAAACGAACTGGCTCAGGCCAGCAAGTCAGGGGGAGTCAGGCGATTTAATTCTCAGGATTGACGGCCACTACGCAGCTTTGTTTCCAATCACGGGTTTTAATGATGAAAATCAATCGCAACCGCAATATCGCACTTCAATCCCCTCGACACTTCGTGGGGGATGGGGCGATGCTGGCGAGCCATTTGATCTTAGAACTCCTCTGAAAACCTTACCCCAAATCAATCAATGTCTCAGAAGAATTACTCGAGCAAGGAATCTGATCCGAATTTCCGAAGAGAATCGCAGTCGCCAAAACAACACGCCCGCGGTGCGTTTGCAATTAGATCGATTGGCCGTCGAAATCTCTGATGGACAAGCTGAAATTGTTGGACGCTCCCCCTGGAATTCAACATCGGATCTGTCTCAACCTACATCCGATGACGTTGATCGAACAACAAGTCCTCTGATTGTTCAGGAAGACGATTATTACGACTGGAGTATCATTTCAGAGGAATCGGGAACTTCCCCCTATTACATTACTATATTACAAATCGATGCTAACATGGGAATTCAGACCATGCTGCCCTGGCAGCGGGGTGATCAGGCAAAACTCATCTATCCGGGTGAAACGCTGCAAATTGGTGGTTTTCAGCTTGTCAGTGAAACTGGTGAAGATGCCCGGACCGTGTTTGGTCCGCGCTGGACAATCCTGCTGGCGACACGAGAGGAAAATTATTTTTCAATGCTTGAACAGGACAGTCTGCCAAATTTAAGAAGTTCTGGTATCAATCCCCTTTCTTCTCATAAAGTCAAAAACAACTCCCCATCGTCTTTGGCAGAAATCCTATTGCAGGAAACCTATTTCGTGACACGTGGAGATCGCCCGCTATTCCAGCAAAAAACAAAACAATATGACACATCCTGGACCGTAGATATTGTGCAATGGATTGCCATGCCTCAGAAGAAAAGAATCTCCCAGGAATAA
- a CDS encoding serine/threonine protein kinase — translation MDTAGTKIEAICKKFEEAIQENLQPRIEEFITKIHESYQKQLFIQLFGIELDYYRRIGVNIDLDDWLERFPEYEVTISNATLSQVKTVSMPLSTDRNSIENAVTKLTRYRVTNKLGEGGMGTVYKAYDTRLERDVAIKFPHIPDVADGDEIIDRFFREAKAASGLDHPNICTVYDRGEVEGLHYIVMKYIDGKTLDAWAKSKQPLHATQIANIFVQLTDALQVVHENNQIHRDVKPGNILVSDSDRPVLTDFGLVREGLFRQAVSLVGTPAYGSPEQFDPHSSELGPQVDIYSLGATLYSVLTGQAPFSGSANYVIFQAKQSDPIPPSEIIPTCDRELARICLKMMSRNPNDRYHSMPEVRRDLERVTVRQDSKLIPAILGLSVLCIGLVFFVKAMLAPSSGSIPKDREKDVAQETGLSLNNNTQKPLIGDIDIKLWNSTDTARRNLSLTDADVLPLQPDDSIRVYANSDPPSYLYLIWISPDGSVIPVYPGTPGDWNSFATQSSITGTLSLPDEVDQGWPMDEETGMETLVLLARRDPVSGETVQQLQALKSTLPPQTVQDERAVVWFNRDQAIESNKQNLTTNSTVRTPLLNEQLVKVQKDLESVARSPQFHNKKTLEDSFLKVQKILMEKFEDDFEIISAISFVNIRE, via the coding sequence ATGGATACAGCAGGTACGAAGATTGAAGCAATATGTAAGAAATTTGAAGAAGCAATTCAGGAGAATCTGCAGCCGCGAATTGAAGAGTTCATTACTAAAATTCATGAGTCGTATCAAAAACAATTATTCATTCAGTTGTTCGGAATTGAGTTGGATTATTATCGACGGATTGGGGTAAACATCGACCTCGACGATTGGTTGGAGCGGTTCCCCGAATACGAAGTTACGATCTCCAATGCAACTTTATCACAAGTAAAAACCGTTTCTATGCCTTTAAGTACAGACAGGAATTCAATTGAGAATGCGGTCACTAAACTGACTCGCTATCGAGTGACGAATAAACTTGGCGAAGGAGGTATGGGAACAGTTTATAAAGCTTACGATACTCGACTTGAACGGGATGTGGCGATCAAATTTCCTCATATTCCCGATGTCGCAGATGGCGATGAAATCATTGACAGATTTTTTCGCGAAGCTAAAGCGGCTAGCGGACTGGATCACCCGAATATCTGTACTGTTTACGATCGGGGAGAAGTCGAGGGGCTCCACTATATCGTTATGAAATATATTGACGGTAAGACTCTGGACGCATGGGCCAAATCCAAACAACCTTTGCATGCAACGCAGATCGCCAACATCTTTGTCCAATTGACTGATGCGCTTCAAGTTGTCCACGAAAATAATCAGATTCATCGTGACGTAAAGCCAGGTAACATTCTCGTCTCTGACTCTGATCGCCCTGTTCTAACTGACTTTGGCTTGGTTCGAGAAGGACTTTTCAGACAAGCAGTCAGCTTGGTAGGTACTCCTGCATATGGGTCCCCAGAACAGTTTGACCCACATTCCAGCGAATTAGGTCCGCAAGTCGATATTTACTCACTGGGAGCGACACTCTATAGCGTTTTGACAGGACAGGCTCCGTTTTCAGGATCAGCCAATTACGTCATTTTTCAGGCCAAACAATCCGATCCAATACCGCCCAGTGAGATCATTCCGACGTGTGACCGTGAGTTGGCGCGGATCTGCCTGAAAATGATGTCCCGCAATCCTAATGATCGTTATCACAGTATGCCTGAGGTTCGGCGGGATCTTGAACGTGTCACAGTTCGACAAGACTCAAAATTAATCCCTGCAATACTGGGGCTCTCAGTTCTATGCATTGGTCTCGTGTTCTTTGTGAAAGCCATGTTGGCACCATCGAGCGGATCGATCCCAAAAGACCGAGAGAAAGATGTTGCTCAAGAAACTGGACTTTCCCTCAATAACAACACTCAGAAGCCATTGATTGGTGACATTGATATCAAGCTCTGGAATTCGACCGATACGGCACGGAGAAATCTTTCGCTCACTGATGCAGACGTATTGCCCTTGCAGCCTGATGATTCGATTCGAGTTTATGCAAACAGCGATCCGCCCAGTTATCTGTATCTGATCTGGATTTCTCCCGACGGGTCTGTCATTCCTGTTTATCCCGGCACACCGGGGGATTGGAATTCATTTGCCACTCAGTCAAGTATTACTGGCACACTCTCATTGCCCGATGAAGTCGATCAGGGCTGGCCAATGGATGAGGAAACCGGTATGGAGACTTTGGTGTTACTCGCACGTCGAGATCCTGTTTCTGGTGAGACTGTTCAACAACTGCAAGCACTGAAATCTACTTTGCCTCCACAAACCGTTCAAGACGAACGAGCAGTTGTCTGGTTCAACCGTGATCAAGCTATAGAATCCAACAAACAAAACCTCACCACGAATTCAACCGTACGAACACCACTCCTGAATGAACAACTCGTGAAAGTTCAGAAAGATCTGGAGTCAGTTGCTCGGTCTCCTCAGTTTCACAATAAAAAAACTCTTGAGGATTCATTCCTGAAAGTTCAAAAAATCCTGATGGAGAAGTTCGAGGATGATTTTGAAATCATCAGTGCAATCAGCTTTGTAAATATACGTGAGTAG
- a CDS encoding CHAT domain-containing protein — MNVFSRLQNDCNTFGLILICEIIFLSSTITETRAADPVQAMIITLNDHAELTVDATRLRTYRTPESVQAMVVWNDVQTEAWTILEPEQLWTKPVNLTMRSNPFANAANRSSGKERSPGSGIGLQSNIIDQLRGRIIYRNGSNDFLTPHNGFLLTSQLTIRRIAKEGQDSYPENTAEISQRNQLLLRIMLPEGQAVIKWSEIADLPPNLKAGLPVGEYELAIQGQPQRVHFTIVDETVRSYIDAQLHRLEEQLKSAPKSLYLELATQTLLHQPEISGYLGEQQPIAFPADVLDLLDQFPENELTAHLKEVQQSVCNQLQQVDTKQKAEAQVTGINKIDTARSLMLSGEWEEALELLKDPELQNEPRSHGLALLYQASVLSEFSASQASDVSKLYQQAIALLASSSSFSDQFRAHNNFAGFLLNHTIDCVHNHAFRIITGEKNPLFTALYHWKLAEHHFLKASHLAQQMDQNDRVAVLLNRARLCLVLADIIFTMDVEEGGQRKFQLAETAAYDQSDRILSELDQIMDSSKLEPVLLASIYELKAEISFKRNGNSQALEFAQKSQLAYLEAGSLMGVESIQRMLSSIALHAIDSKHNPEQVDVAISHLKVSQVISEFLEHRVPDDKMGQSQAGFHARRAYVSQQLSELLANQGQHKAALEYLETAKAGALRQALMASRISTDGLNQQEIGFESILENWPTEQSALVYRIGPSVVHVFLVDSSGRVTSTVVRDSNGQSVTPRQLVFFVQDCLQSIEGESERMRLRIERNNGFDHSWQLKLSTLYEMLIPQSVRPALANSKTVVIVPHHILHYLPFAALVQEMDRTQNGPYNVPRPQFFIDGPFDLLYAPSLTSWAILGQTPLPPIQNVRAMGIQQFADAPALPGVSLELANLKSAFKERVRQVVLDENADKKTMQQLMARPGLLLLATHGLNEPDQPLNSHLLCYRDQEQLTARDIYESSVNANIIILSACYSGLADRSPLPGDDLFGLQRALLQNGGQVVISGQWDVFDGTAPVILQDVFEQMASSHKPSTALAFAQRKFLNNLRKSDQIELYLHPYFWAMYTVSGNDR, encoded by the coding sequence ATGAATGTGTTTTCACGTTTACAAAATGACTGCAATACTTTTGGGCTGATTTTGATTTGTGAGATCATATTCCTCTCCTCAACTATTACAGAGACGCGTGCGGCTGATCCCGTACAGGCAATGATCATTACGCTAAACGATCATGCTGAACTGACTGTCGATGCAACACGATTGAGGACATATCGCACTCCTGAATCGGTGCAAGCGATGGTTGTCTGGAACGATGTTCAAACCGAAGCCTGGACAATTCTTGAACCAGAGCAGTTGTGGACAAAACCTGTCAATCTAACAATGCGTTCGAATCCGTTCGCAAATGCAGCGAATCGATCTTCGGGTAAAGAACGTTCCCCTGGTTCAGGGATAGGTCTGCAGTCAAACATCATCGATCAACTGCGTGGTCGAATAATCTATCGCAATGGCTCGAATGATTTTCTAACGCCCCACAACGGATTCCTACTCACTTCACAGTTGACCATTCGACGAATAGCAAAAGAAGGCCAAGATTCTTATCCAGAAAATACAGCGGAGATCTCACAAAGAAATCAATTGCTATTGAGAATTATGCTTCCAGAAGGTCAGGCTGTCATTAAATGGAGTGAAATCGCAGATCTCCCACCAAACCTGAAAGCGGGTCTGCCAGTTGGGGAATACGAGTTAGCAATTCAGGGACAGCCTCAAAGAGTCCACTTCACGATTGTCGATGAAACTGTTCGCAGTTATATCGACGCTCAACTTCATCGACTCGAAGAGCAACTGAAATCTGCTCCTAAAAGTCTGTATCTGGAACTTGCAACTCAGACGTTACTGCACCAGCCGGAAATTTCTGGATACCTTGGTGAGCAACAACCAATTGCTTTTCCAGCCGATGTCCTCGATCTTCTGGATCAGTTTCCAGAGAATGAACTTACCGCTCACCTGAAGGAAGTCCAACAATCTGTTTGCAATCAATTACAGCAAGTCGATACTAAACAGAAAGCTGAAGCTCAGGTCACTGGAATTAATAAGATTGATACCGCTCGGTCTTTAATGCTTTCTGGAGAATGGGAAGAAGCATTGGAGTTACTGAAAGATCCTGAATTACAAAATGAGCCGCGAAGTCATGGACTGGCTTTGCTTTATCAGGCCTCCGTCCTCTCGGAGTTTTCTGCTTCACAGGCAAGCGACGTTTCAAAGTTATATCAGCAGGCGATTGCCTTACTGGCATCTTCTTCTAGTTTTTCAGACCAGTTTCGTGCCCATAACAATTTCGCAGGCTTTTTGCTCAATCACACAATCGACTGTGTCCACAATCATGCATTTCGAATAATTACGGGTGAGAAAAATCCTCTCTTCACTGCATTGTATCATTGGAAACTGGCGGAACATCATTTTCTGAAAGCCTCTCATCTAGCTCAGCAGATGGATCAAAACGATCGAGTCGCCGTCTTGCTGAATCGTGCTCGTTTGTGTTTGGTTCTGGCAGATATCATCTTCACTATGGATGTTGAAGAAGGTGGACAGCGAAAGTTTCAGCTAGCGGAAACTGCTGCCTATGATCAGTCTGATAGGATCCTCAGCGAACTCGATCAAATCATGGACTCATCGAAATTGGAACCGGTCTTGCTGGCATCGATTTATGAATTGAAAGCAGAAATATCGTTTAAAAGAAATGGCAACTCTCAGGCTCTTGAATTTGCTCAAAAATCTCAACTGGCCTATCTGGAAGCTGGTTCTTTGATGGGTGTGGAAAGCATCCAGCGAATGCTTAGTTCAATTGCTCTGCATGCAATTGATTCGAAACACAATCCAGAGCAGGTGGATGTGGCGATTTCCCATTTGAAAGTATCACAGGTCATTTCTGAGTTTTTGGAACATCGCGTACCAGATGATAAGATGGGGCAATCACAGGCTGGATTTCACGCTCGTCGTGCCTATGTTTCACAACAGCTTTCGGAATTGCTGGCCAATCAGGGGCAACATAAGGCTGCTCTAGAATATCTCGAAACCGCCAAAGCCGGGGCATTACGGCAGGCGCTGATGGCATCGCGAATTTCTACTGATGGCCTGAATCAGCAGGAGATTGGTTTTGAATCCATTCTGGAGAATTGGCCTACCGAACAGTCCGCTTTGGTATATCGAATTGGCCCCTCGGTCGTTCATGTCTTCCTGGTTGATTCAAGCGGACGGGTGACTTCAACAGTCGTTCGGGATTCTAATGGTCAGTCAGTCACCCCAAGACAACTCGTGTTTTTTGTTCAGGATTGTCTTCAATCGATTGAAGGCGAAAGTGAGCGGATGCGACTGCGGATTGAAAGGAATAATGGTTTCGATCACTCCTGGCAGCTGAAATTATCGACCCTCTATGAAATGCTGATCCCTCAGTCTGTTCGACCTGCGCTTGCGAATTCAAAAACAGTCGTGATTGTACCCCATCATATTCTCCATTATCTGCCGTTTGCTGCCCTTGTTCAAGAAATGGATCGTACTCAAAATGGTCCTTACAATGTTCCACGCCCACAATTTTTTATCGATGGACCTTTCGACCTGCTTTATGCTCCTTCATTAACATCCTGGGCAATTCTTGGACAGACCCCGCTGCCACCAATTCAAAACGTGCGGGCAATGGGAATTCAACAATTTGCAGATGCACCAGCGTTGCCAGGGGTGAGTCTGGAACTTGCGAATCTTAAGAGTGCGTTTAAAGAGAGAGTCCGTCAGGTTGTCCTCGACGAGAATGCTGACAAGAAAACGATGCAACAACTTATGGCAAGGCCTGGTTTGCTGCTGCTGGCGACACATGGCTTGAACGAACCAGACCAGCCACTCAACAGCCATTTACTCTGTTATCGCGATCAGGAACAATTGACTGCCAGAGACATTTATGAATCGTCAGTGAATGCGAATATCATCATCTTGAGTGCGTGTTATTCCGGTTTGGCAGACAGATCGCCTTTACCGGGCGATGATCTTTTCGGTTTGCAACGAGCATTATTACAAAATGGTGGACAGGTTGTGATCTCAGGACAATGGGATGTTTTCGATGGTACCGCTCCCGTGATTTTGCAGGATGTCTTTGAACAAATGGCAAGCTCTCACAAACCTTCTACTGCACTTGCGTTTGCTCAGCGAAAATTCCTGAACAATTTGCGAAAATCAGATCAGATCGAACTGTATCTCCATCCTTATTTCTGGGCCATGTACACGGTCTCCGGAAATGATCGATGA
- a CDS encoding S1C family serine protease — translation MLLTGILCSASHAQKKEIFLPVQSDQAVGALIPSTGPLDLDAKPENADLLNQVRLPSRGPGMKIFPKLAPSIVVVRTDGGYGTGFIVEQDGWILTNEHVIANGSIDLNSGSRFAFIHFGDLNDGVMTLEKKSYPALVYASSTSKDLALLKLFELPEKRELKPIQIAESNAMPGSDCITIGHPSRGLFWSVRSGEVVGTGRYPHDLIDTVMPQFSMSVDAQKSYKQSLNASESRKALISTCGINPGDSGGPLVNKEGELIAVNFAIPLIDSESQVNYDKFSYHVHLDEVKDFIKSKPEKSEVYRPDYWPPATFSTLTDRDEDDIYESWVFSIKEEEANSGVLFDLDNDTPSSFADDFVAGTANRDEFDFEVAVVIKPVARWHYDRDNDGEIDLIMTDIDDNGVSDLTVAKKNGVWKKLENKEMSVLDTDLFQDENIQRRYRKIVLKLEEKAETPPDKKPRRPSKGNSSIGGQLKVD, via the coding sequence ATGTTACTGACAGGAATACTCTGTTCTGCTTCGCATGCTCAGAAAAAAGAGATTTTTCTTCCCGTCCAATCGGATCAAGCAGTTGGGGCTTTAATTCCTTCAACAGGTCCTCTGGATTTGGATGCCAAACCCGAAAATGCCGATTTGCTCAACCAGGTTCGTCTTCCCAGTCGCGGCCCAGGAATGAAAATCTTTCCGAAATTGGCACCATCAATTGTTGTCGTCAGAACTGACGGAGGATATGGCACCGGGTTTATTGTCGAACAGGATGGCTGGATCTTGACGAACGAGCACGTAATCGCCAACGGTTCCATCGATCTCAATTCGGGCAGTCGATTCGCCTTCATCCATTTCGGCGATTTGAATGATGGCGTGATGACACTTGAAAAAAAGAGTTACCCGGCTCTGGTGTATGCTTCCAGCACATCGAAAGATCTGGCGTTACTCAAGTTATTCGAATTACCTGAAAAACGTGAACTCAAACCCATTCAAATCGCAGAATCAAATGCCATGCCCGGAAGTGACTGCATCACTATTGGCCATCCTTCTCGCGGCCTGTTTTGGTCGGTCCGTAGTGGAGAAGTTGTGGGAACCGGCCGCTATCCGCACGATTTGATTGACACAGTGATGCCTCAATTCTCAATGTCCGTTGATGCTCAGAAATCATACAAGCAATCCCTAAATGCATCCGAATCTCGTAAGGCTTTAATCTCCACTTGTGGAATCAATCCGGGTGATTCTGGGGGGCCGCTGGTCAATAAGGAGGGAGAGTTAATCGCGGTCAACTTTGCGATTCCACTGATTGATTCTGAGTCTCAAGTCAATTACGACAAATTCAGTTATCACGTTCATTTGGATGAAGTCAAAGATTTTATCAAATCCAAACCGGAGAAATCAGAAGTGTATCGTCCAGACTACTGGCCGCCAGCGACTTTCAGCACACTGACCGATCGCGACGAGGACGACATCTACGAATCCTGGGTCTTCAGCATAAAGGAGGAAGAAGCCAATTCTGGTGTCCTGTTTGATCTTGATAATGATACACCGTCTTCTTTTGCAGATGATTTTGTGGCAGGCACGGCGAATCGTGACGAGTTCGATTTTGAAGTCGCTGTAGTCATCAAGCCGGTTGCCCGCTGGCATTACGACCGTGACAATGATGGAGAGATTGATTTGATCATGACTGATATCGATGACAACGGAGTTAGCGATCTCACAGTGGCTAAAAAAAATGGCGTTTGGAAGAAGCTTGAAAATAAAGAGATGTCAGTTCTCGACACGGATCTCTTTCAGGATGAAAATATTCAACGCAGGTATCGTAAAATCGTGCTCAAACTTGAGGAGAAAGCTGAAACTCCACCAGACAAGAAACCTCGAAGGCCTTCTAAAGGGAACAGTTCTATTGGGGGACAACTCAAAGTTGACTAG
- a CDS encoding polysaccharide biosynthesis/export family protein, whose translation MSTTSTKRLNHYRIRTFKLALAAYLLSICPGCATALRTAAITRSENTNFPSAALNPDHDAGSSQIQLISDEQFLGDLPLPGETPRPDSKMPVTPEVLPGPTIPFRSGVAEFQSKTAYLDSVNKYRIGPPDIIRVDFIINESISVSPLEFQGGIELLVRPDGTIGLGRYGSVLLEGLTVDEAAMAIEAKIYEYLQRVAKPGEEPKVPQVVVDILGFNSTQYYVIADNAGLGASVLEFPLTGSDTTLSALAQAEAAVAGRLALPQSSNKNQIWIVRTDCHGQQQILPVDWFGLTQCGDMTTNYKLASGDVLYINSDKLIRMDNHIAKVFSPINRVFTFVINGAAAVTSGGTSVITIQKASGGPN comes from the coding sequence ATGAGTACGACATCAACTAAACGACTCAACCATTATCGAATCCGTACGTTTAAGCTCGCATTGGCTGCCTATCTGCTTTCGATTTGTCCTGGTTGTGCGACTGCTCTTCGTACTGCTGCGATCACTCGATCAGAAAATACGAATTTTCCATCAGCAGCTTTGAATCCTGATCATGATGCGGGATCGAGTCAGATTCAGCTGATCTCCGATGAGCAATTCCTGGGCGATTTACCATTGCCGGGAGAGACTCCACGACCCGACAGCAAAATGCCTGTCACACCAGAAGTGCTGCCAGGACCGACAATCCCATTCAGGTCTGGTGTAGCCGAATTTCAATCGAAAACGGCATATCTGGATTCCGTAAACAAATATCGCATTGGTCCACCAGATATTATTCGCGTGGATTTTATTATTAACGAGAGTATTTCTGTTAGTCCGCTGGAATTTCAGGGAGGTATCGAACTACTGGTTCGTCCTGATGGAACTATCGGTCTGGGGCGCTATGGAAGCGTATTACTGGAAGGTTTGACCGTCGACGAAGCAGCCATGGCGATTGAAGCAAAAATTTATGAATACCTTCAACGTGTGGCAAAACCGGGCGAAGAACCCAAAGTTCCTCAGGTTGTTGTCGATATTCTCGGTTTCAACAGCACACAATATTATGTGATCGCCGATAATGCCGGACTGGGAGCCAGTGTGCTGGAGTTTCCGCTGACAGGTTCGGATACGACATTAAGTGCACTGGCTCAAGCTGAAGCAGCTGTTGCAGGACGACTCGCCCTTCCTCAGTCTTCCAACAAAAATCAGATTTGGATCGTGAGAACGGATTGTCACGGTCAGCAGCAGATATTGCCGGTTGACTGGTTCGGATTGACTCAATGTGGAGACATGACAACCAACTACAAACTGGCCTCTGGCGATGTCCTGTACATTAACTCTGACAAATTAATCCGCATGGATAATCACATTGCCAAAGTCTTTTCGCCAATCAATCGCGTGTTCACATTTGTTATCAATGGTGCAGCGGCTGTTACCAGTGGTGGCACTTCAGTGATTACCATTCAAAAAGCCAGCGGTGGTCCAAATTAA